The DNA segment ATTGCCATAAGCACAGGGTGGGCTGGAAGTTCAAGGGGCAGGAGCAGGAATAAATATGAATTTGGGTATGACCGAAACGATTCTTCTTAGCATTAAAAGAAATACCCCCTCACCCTAACCCTCTCCCACAAGGGGGAGAGGGTAAAAGGGTCGAGGAAAAGAAATGAAAAAAGGAATTTTAATTGGAGCGGTTTTCTTAATGATCGGTGTAGCGATTGGCGGAAAAATGATATTGGATGAAATAAAAAAACAGAAAGAAGATGATCGGCTTCTGTTTGCAAGCGGGAAGACGGAGGCCTGTTTGAGCTGCCATGAGGGAAGCGAGGAGGCCCACCCCAAGGCCCCGCTTCACTGCACGGCCTGCCATCTGGGAAATAAAGACTCAAGCGAAAAAAGCGCAGCCCACCAGGGGATGATCGAAAATCCTGGAGATTTAACCGTGGCCGATCAGACTTGCGGGACCTGCCATAAAGAGATCGTCGATCGGGTCAAACGCTCATTGATGGCCACCCGGTCCGGAACGATGAGCGGATTTCTTTATTTGAACGGATTTCAGGAGAAAAAAGAGGAAGCCCAATATGCCTTTTCAAAGTATGAGATTTCTGCGCTTCCCGGATATGAACCGGATCGACCGGGGACGACCGACCGGCTCTTGCCCTTTCCGACCTATGCCACGACGAAGAATGTTTTCTTTGATCTCACCCGAAAAGCCTGTATGCAATGCCATCTCTGGACGGAAGGGGTCCAGCGAAAGGCGGACTACCGGGGAACGGGCTGTTCCGCCTGCCACATGACCTATGATACCGAGGGATTGAGCCAAAGCGCCGATCCTACCATTCCCAAAAACAAGCACGGCCATCCCGTCAAACATCAACTGACGACAAAAGTTCCCATCTCCACCTGTGCCACCTGCCATGCGGGGGGAAACCGAATCGCCATGGCCTTTATGGGAAAAATGGAACAGCCGGGGCGCTATGATGTGCTGTTTCAGGACCTGGAGCATGGCCATACCTATTCCGATCAGGTTCCGGACATACATTATGAAAAAGGGATGGTCTGTATCGATTGCCACACGATCAACGAAATCCACGGGGATGGGAATATCTATTTGAAAAAGGTCTATCAGTTGGAGATTCGGTGCGAGACCTGCCACGGAACGGCCCAAAGCTTTGGCACGGGCATCACCGCCATGGGAAACAGACTGCCGAATTTAAAGATTGAGAAGTCCCCCGGTAATGAAAAGGGACTGGCGAAGCTCACGCTGACCTCCAAGCTGGATGGAAAAGAGCACCCGGTTCCTCAGATTAAAGAGGGGTCCGGAGAGGTGTCTGTGAAGGCCCATCAGATTCAAGGCCACATAGAGAAGATGGAATGCTACGCCTGCCATTCGGCATGGGTCCCGAAATGCATGGGATGCCATATCCAGATGGACCTCACACAGCAGGCCAAACCGATTCATGTCTCCTACGATCATCTGGAGAAAAAACAGAGTGAATTCGGTCTATATACCCTCATCGACGGGGTCCGGGAGGCAGAGAAGGACTACCTGTTGGGGATCAACCACCGGGGAAAGGCGGCCCCCTTTGCGCAGAGAAGCTCCGTCGTCTATACCCTCATCGATGAATCGGGGAAAGTGGTCTATAAACGACGTCCCCAAAGGACGGGAGAAGATAAACTCGGCTTCGCCCATAACCCGACGATCCCCCACACCGTCAGGAAAGAGACACGAAGCTGTGCAAGCTGTCATGAAAGCGAAAAGGCGCTGGGTCTTGGGGCCTCTCCCACGAAAAACTATCCTAAATTGACCGGCTTCATGCCGGAGGAATTCCTTTGGGACCGGATTGTGGATGAAAGGGGAAACCCCGCTCAGGAGACCTCGTTGGAGTCGGCAAGGCCGTTCAATCGAGAAGAGATGCAGCTAATTCGCCAAGCGGTGACGAAAAAAGTCTATGTCGAGTCCGTTTCGGCAGGGAATTAAAGGACCAATGAATACGCCCGGAAAAAGTATTTTAAATTATCGTAAATCAGCCATCGGATGGGGAATGGGCCTGATTCTCTTTATTTTATTGTTTCCATCCGTAGTGAAGACCGATGAAGCGCGGTATTTTTACGATGATTTGGGGCGATTGATCGGTGTGGTGGACGGGCAGGGGGATGTTGCGGTTTACAACTACGATGCAGTGGGAAACCTCCTTTCGATCGAGCGTTTTGCCTCAAGCGGGACCGATATCGGGATCCTGGCCCTTTCCCCTTCAAAGGGAGAGGTCGGCATCGATGTGGAGATCCAGGGCTACGGGTTCAGTCCAACCCCCGCCGACAATCAGGTGGCTTTTAACGGAACCGCGGCGACGGTTTCATCATCCACCCCCAATATCATTATTGCCGCCGTTCCGTCCGGTGCGACAACGGGCCCCGTGACGGTCACCAATTCCAACGGCACTGCCACAAGCCCGGAACCTTTTACCGTTGTTGCTGCTCCCACCATTTCCGGAATTGATCCCGATCGGGTGGGACAGGGAACGACCATCACAGCTGTGATATATGGGGATAACCTGTCCGATTCCCAGGCGGTTACTTTTTCCGGGGGAGGGATTTTAGCGGAGATCCTCCCCGGTGCAACATCCGACAGCCTTCCGATCCAACTCACGGTGGGCTCCAACGCTCCGGTGGGAGACTATACGTTTACGATCACCACTTCGGGAGGCGAGGCCCAGAGCGATCCAATCACGGTTACCGTTGCCCCTGCCATGGGCTCTTTTTATAACGCAAGGCTGAGTGTCTTTATGCCGCTGATCACCGATGTCCCCGGAACCGTTTCACCTTCCGGGCCCACACAATCGGCCGCACCTCCGGTCAGCGTTCGATTACCGGTGATCTCAGAGGTCCCGGCGGCTGTTGCGCCCTCAGGGCAGGGTTATGTTTCCCACGGTCCCACGAGTGTGGAGATGCCGATCACTGGTACGGTTCCAGCCACCAGCGCGCCATCGGGGAGCACCATGAGCGTTGCACCGCCTGAAAGTGTCTTTATGCCTGAATAATTATTTTCGAAAGGAGTGAAAGATGAAATCAAAGAAAATCATTCAAGGGATCAGCGAAGTAGGCGTCCTACTGCTTCTGCTTTGGGCAAGCCAGGTCTCCGCTCAAACCTTCAGCAGCGGGAGCACCGGGGCGGATGGGGCTTTCAACCCGTCCTCCAACGTAACGGTCACGCTTCCCCCCGATGGAATCCTCAATTACACGACCGTCAACATTGCATCGGGAAGAACCGTGACCTTTCAACCAAATGCCGCCAATACCCCGGTGACGATATTAGCCACGGGGGATGTGACGATCGCGGGGACCACCAGTGTCAACGGATCCAAAGGGTCCAACTTTTCCACTGTAAACCTGATTAATCCAGGCGGGGCTCCCGGTCCCGGCGGATTTGTTGGAGGGCAGGGAGGCTCTCGCGGATTGGCCAATAATTCCGGATCCGCGGGCCAGGGGCCGGGGGGAGGAAATCCTGCGTTGAGGACCTCCGGGGGAGGAAATTACGGCGCGCCCTCCTCTTTTGAATCCCTTATTCCTCTGTTTGGAGGCTCCGGGGGTGGGGGAACGAGCGGAGATTCCAATAATGCAGGTGCCTCCGGGGGAGGCGGTGGCGGTGCCATTGTCATTGCCTCCACCACCAAGATAACCGTAACGGGCACGATCACCGCCAATGGGGGTGCGGAATCCCTACAATTTCAGCAAAGCGGCTGCGACGGTGTAGCAGGAGGAGGAAGTGGTGGGGCCATCCGTTTGGTGGCTCCGGAAATCACGAATACCGGAAACATTCGAGCGCTTAAGTCAGGCGGATCGGCTTTGTGTAGCGGTGGCGGGACCGATGGCCGAATACGCATTGAAGCGTTTGTGACAGGGAGCATCCTGGCAACCAACCCGCCGGCATCCCTTGTGGATACCCCCGGACCGATAACCGCCAACAGCACCCCGTCGTTGATTGACTTGCCGATCCTCACGATCAGTTCGGTGGGCGGGGAGACTTCACCTCCGAACCCAGGCGGCTCTTTTACATCAGCCGATGTCTCTTTGCCGAACGGAACGACAAACCCCGTGCCGGTAACATTAACGGCCAACAATATTCCGGTCGGCACCGTGTTCACGGTCAAACTGATTCCGCCCTTTGCCAATCCAACGTCCGTAAACAGCTCGGCATCCACGGGGACTTTTTCAAGCGCCACAGCCACGGCCAACATCAATTTTCCTCAAGGGCAGATCAGTGTGCTCAATGCGTTTGGCAGCTTCACGCTTCCCCAAATGGCCTCCAATCCTTTCCCTGTCTTTGTGGAAGGGGAGAAGGTGGAGAAAATCAAAGTGGCGGCGGTGTACGGAGGGGATTCTTCGATTTATCTCGTCACCGAATCGGGCCGGGAAGTGCCGTATCGATTGCTAATGCAGTAGAGTATAGATTCCTCGCTTCGCTCGGAATGACAACTTAATCTGTTAAAGACTCGAGGTTGAGAGGTTGAAGATATTGAAAATCTCCATGGCTGTCATTCCCAAATATTATTATCGGGCACCCTGCCGGACAGTCAGGGGCAGGCAGGCGGGAATGACAATCCATTGTGAACTTTGGTGTAACCCTGAAGGTTGAAGCAAGACGAGGTTTAATCTTTTTTATTGTTTTCGCTTTTCCCGCCCCGCTTTTAAAGCATTTCTTCGTTCTCTTCGCCGTTCCGCCTCTTGGTACCGCTCCTTTTCATCATCGGTATTTAGAACGAGCGGGGGAATCTGGATGGGGGTTCCCGAAGCGTCCACGGCCACATAGGTGAGGTGGGCGCTGCTGGTATGGCGCCGGGAGCCCGTCAATGGCTCTTCGGAAAATACCTCCACCTGAACCTCCATGGAAGTTCTTCCCACATACGTTAAGCAGGCTTTTAAGATCACCAGGTCCCCCAATCGAATGGGGGAATGAAAATCCAACCGCTCCATGGAAGCGGTAACCACGGGTTTACGGCTGTGCCGAAGAGCCACCATGGCCCCAACCAAGTCAATCCAATGCATGACGCGTCCTCCTAAGATATTTCCAAATATATTGGTATCATTCGGGAGGACCACTTGGACCATTTCGGTTGCAGAATCACGAATGGGTTTTCCTGGGGTTTTTGGCATAGGATTCCTTTGTTTATGAAATGACCTTTAAAATTTCCTTTTCAAAGGCTTTTCTCCCCGTCAGTCTATCCAACTGAGCCTGGACCGTTCCCCCCCGTTCAATTGGGGAGAAGAGATCCGTTTCCTTTTGTCCTTTTTTTAGTATCTTATTATGACTCAATATGGTCTTTTGGCCCTTTTTGGGAATTGCGGGTTTTGAGGACATTTTGAAGGGACGTATGATGAGTTAGATAATCAGGGTCAATCTGAATGGAAGCTTTCTCTTTTAACCCGTTAATCCAGCTTTCCCGTTGAGCATACCATTTTTGCTGACGGATGATTTGGGAAATTTTCTCCCGAACATCCTTTAAGGAAATTTCTTGGGCTGATTTTTTGCCTAAAACTTGGACAATGTGATACCCATACCTTCCCTTGACCGGAGGGCTGATGGATTGCGGTTCCAGGGAAAAAACAACTTTTTCAAAATCTTCAAAAGAACTTCCCCGAAGTATCCACCCCAGATCCCCTCCAATATTCCGACTCATGGGATCCACAGAGAATTGTTTGACTGTTGATTCAAAAGGTGTTCCCCTCTTCAGGGAGGCCAAAACCTGTTTTGCCTCAGCTTCCGTTCGGGTGAGAATATGCCGGGCGTGTACCTGGTCTTTTCTAAAAGAAACCTGATAGGACTCCCAATAGTTCTGAATTTCATTTTCCGGGACTTCAATATCCTTTGAAATGGATTCTTCCAATTTCTGAATGATAAAGGTTTCCCGTGCCCCTTTTTTCCATAAGAGTGGGTTTGTTTTTCCTTTTTTAAGAACTTCCAGAAAAGCCTCCTCGGATGGAAATGAAGATTGTAATGCAAGATACTCATGATCGACCAATTCGTCTGGGATTTCAATTCCTGCCTCCTGAGCTTTTTGGAGAAGAAGTTTTTTGGTTACCAAGTCGTTGAGTATTTTTGAGAAAAACTCCTTTTTTTCAATTTCTGACATTTTCCCAAAGCCCTCAGGATTCATGGATTCGTATTGACTGGCAAGAAGATCAAATTCTTTACTGCTGATTTTTGCAGTGTTTACAATCGCAACGGTTTCTGGGGAAAGAGGGCTTTGGGAGTCTAAGGATAAAGAAGGGGGGGGTGTTTTTTCCTGGTTTCCGTTTTGTGTAGAGGAAGAACCCTCACATCCCTGGCCCTGAAAGGATAAAAGCAGGAGGGTTCCTAACATAAGATAAAAAGTGAGTTTTTTGAGGCGTTTCATTA comes from the Nitrospiria bacterium genome and includes:
- a CDS encoding IPT/TIG domain-containing protein — translated: MNTPGKSILNYRKSAIGWGMGLILFILLFPSVVKTDEARYFYDDLGRLIGVVDGQGDVAVYNYDAVGNLLSIERFASSGTDIGILALSPSKGEVGIDVEIQGYGFSPTPADNQVAFNGTAATVSSSTPNIIIAAVPSGATTGPVTVTNSNGTATSPEPFTVVAAPTISGIDPDRVGQGTTITAVIYGDNLSDSQAVTFSGGGILAEILPGATSDSLPIQLTVGSNAPVGDYTFTITTSGGEAQSDPITVTVAPAMGSFYNARLSVFMPLITDVPGTVSPSGPTQSAAPPVSVRLPVISEVPAAVAPSGQGYVSHGPTSVEMPITGTVPATSAPSGSTMSVAPPESVFMPE
- a CDS encoding peptidylprolyl isomerase, whose amino-acid sequence is MPLLIPPLMKRLKKLTFYLMLGTLLLLSFQGQGCEGSSSTQNGNQEKTPPPSLSLDSQSPLSPETVAIVNTAKISSKEFDLLASQYESMNPEGFGKMSEIEKKEFFSKILNDLVTKKLLLQKAQEAGIEIPDELVDHEYLALQSSFPSEEAFLEVLKKGKTNPLLWKKGARETFIIQKLEESISKDIEVPENEIQNYWESYQVSFRKDQVHARHILTRTEAEAKQVLASLKRGTPFESTVKQFSVDPMSRNIGGDLGWILRGSSFEDFEKVVFSLEPQSISPPVKGRYGYHIVQVLGKKSAQEISLKDVREKISQIIRQQKWYAQRESWINGLKEKASIQIDPDYLTHHTSLQNVLKTRNSQKGPKDHIES
- a CDS encoding acyl-CoA thioesterase, whose protein sequence is MPKTPGKPIRDSATEMVQVVLPNDTNIFGNILGGRVMHWIDLVGAMVALRHSRKPVVTASMERLDFHSPIRLGDLVILKACLTYVGRTSMEVQVEVFSEEPLTGSRRHTSSAHLTYVAVDASGTPIQIPPLVLNTDDEKERYQEAERRRERRNALKAGREKRKQ